Proteins encoded together in one Fimbriiglobus ruber window:
- a CDS encoding efflux RND transporter periplasmic adaptor subunit: protein MKVSPILAITVALISLSLPACGNTHAQEKESHEEQQKIVLTSPLEKDVTITQKYVCQIRSQRYIEIRALQDGYLEAITVKEGQAVKQGDVIFKIKPILYEARLNAERAEATLALLEFQNAEKLFNSVPPVISYREVLLAQAKLDKANAKADLAAAELAFTIVKAPFDGIIDRLQQMQGSLVEKKDVLTTLSDNSVMWVYYNVPEARYLEYMANMSQHHEDQRIELVLADGSEFKNAPSKVVTVEGKFNNETGNIPFRADFPNPDRLLRHGQTGNVLIHRTLKDAIVIPQRATYEILDKRYVYVVGKDNKVHSRPIVVDHEMDDIFVIKKGLDANDKIVLEGVRQVHDGSVLENSEFRKPEEALSGQKFHAE from the coding sequence ATGAAGGTCTCACCGATTCTGGCCATCACCGTGGCACTGATTTCCCTCTCGCTGCCCGCCTGCGGCAACACGCACGCTCAGGAGAAGGAGTCCCACGAGGAACAACAAAAGATCGTCCTCACCAGCCCTCTGGAAAAGGACGTCACCATCACCCAAAAATACGTCTGCCAGATCCGATCGCAGCGTTACATCGAAATCCGTGCGCTGCAGGACGGGTATCTCGAAGCGATCACGGTCAAAGAAGGCCAGGCGGTGAAACAAGGCGATGTGATATTCAAGATCAAGCCAATTCTTTACGAGGCGCGGCTGAACGCCGAAAGGGCCGAGGCCACGCTCGCGCTACTAGAGTTCCAAAATGCCGAGAAGTTGTTCAACAGCGTACCCCCTGTGATCTCGTACCGGGAGGTGTTGCTGGCACAGGCCAAACTGGATAAAGCGAATGCCAAGGCGGATCTGGCGGCGGCCGAATTGGCCTTCACCATTGTCAAAGCACCTTTCGACGGCATCATCGACCGCCTGCAACAGATGCAAGGCAGCCTGGTCGAGAAGAAGGACGTCCTCACGACCCTGTCCGATAACAGCGTGATGTGGGTTTATTACAACGTGCCCGAGGCCCGCTACCTCGAATACATGGCCAACATGAGCCAGCATCACGAGGACCAGCGTATCGAACTCGTTCTGGCAGACGGCAGCGAGTTCAAGAATGCCCCCAGCAAGGTCGTTACCGTCGAGGGCAAGTTCAACAACGAGACCGGTAACATCCCCTTTCGCGCGGATTTTCCGAACCCGGACCGGCTGTTGCGGCACGGCCAGACCGGCAACGTCTTGATCCACCGAACGTTGAAGGACGCCATCGTCATCCCCCAACGGGCGACGTACGAAATCCTCGACAAGCGGTACGTCTACGTGGTCGGCAAAGATAACAAGGTGCATTCGCGGCCGATCGTCGTCGACCACGAAATGGATGACATCTTCGTCATCAAGAAGGGACTCGACGCGAACGACAAGATCGTTCTTGAAGGGGTCCGACAGGTCCACGACGGATCGGTGCTGGAGAATAGCGAGTTTCGAAAACCGGAAGAGGCACTATCGGGCCAAAAATTTCACGCAGAATAA
- a CDS encoding choice-of-anchor Q domain-containing protein, with amino-acid sequence MSKPRHFSPPRRLRLESLEDRCTPAVYTVTSAADSGAGSLRNAIALANAAPDADTITFDPSLIGQTISLATIGDTSAGPADLAITSPVTIQGSGQILTRSGSAARLFTVTSTGILTLSNVTLSNGLAQGGAGGTGGGGAGLGGAIYVNQGTVNLFNDTLTGNQAVGGSGGAGASVSRGGGGLNGAGDASGDGGGPNGGASGTGNGATGLNGGFGGGGGGGTDGVVGNGANMSGGGGGFGGFGGGGGAGGSGSGTGAAGGAGGFGGFGGGGAGGGLGGPGGGQGSGGQGGFGGGFGENGATATGGGGGGAGLGGAIFNLGGTVVAANTTISGNTAKGGDAAAPGAGAGSGYGGGIFNLNGAVTLTNVTDAANTVSAGAGAGAGQAAAGALYNLSLNVGTATAGQTAAVTLANSILANSTGGASIDLFNDQENGTAAINVTAPTLVSVSIGNANTSGTISGQTLVLVANPLLGPLQNNGGATQTMALLSGSPAIDAGNNAALTTTSLGTSPPFYDQRGLGFNRVSNGKVDLGAFEVQVPVTVGPTGLPAASVGVGYSQALTASGPVGPYTFAVTTGALPAGLTLNSSGVLSGTPTAAGTFSFTVTATNATSESGTVAYTFTVAPASATGGPAAALVGGTPDGTAKVFTLNNGQLTPGNVITFFPNTTAVVRTALADVNGDGVPDYIGVTGPGVQNQVVIIDGKTQQILASFSPFEATFTGGLYVAAADLNGDGKADVIITPDQTGGPVVAVYDGAKLASGIANNTALGQPAQIDRFLGINDPNFRGGARVAAGDINGDGTPDLVVSAGFGGGPRVAIYNGKSVAAGTAAPAELVPDFFAFESLLRNGVYVAVGDVNGDGKADLIVGGGPGGAPRVRVVSGAALMSTVGLSSLDTAGTPGLELADFFAGDPTTRGGVTVAAKSLTTPDQTDLITGSGQGLPSSLLVYKATNLLANVSPTPDQTVDPFASAILASGVSVG; translated from the coding sequence ATGTCGAAGCCCCGCCACTTCTCCCCACCCCGTCGGCTGCGCCTGGAATCGCTCGAAGACCGTTGCACGCCGGCCGTTTACACGGTGACGAGTGCGGCCGACAGTGGCGCCGGGTCGCTGCGGAACGCCATCGCCCTGGCGAACGCGGCCCCGGACGCGGACACGATCACGTTCGACCCGTCGCTGATCGGCCAGACGATTTCGCTCGCGACCATCGGCGACACGTCCGCCGGGCCGGCCGATCTTGCGATCACGAGCCCGGTCACGATCCAGGGGAGCGGGCAAATCCTCACCCGGTCCGGCTCCGCCGCCCGGTTGTTCACGGTCACGTCGACCGGCATTCTGACCCTCTCGAACGTGACCCTTTCGAACGGCCTGGCGCAGGGCGGCGCGGGCGGGACCGGCGGCGGCGGGGCCGGCCTCGGCGGCGCGATTTACGTCAACCAGGGCACCGTCAACCTGTTCAACGACACCCTGACCGGGAACCAGGCCGTCGGCGGCTCCGGCGGGGCCGGGGCGTCCGTGAGCCGCGGCGGCGGCGGCCTGAATGGGGCCGGGGACGCTTCCGGAGACGGCGGCGGGCCGAACGGCGGAGCCAGCGGCACCGGGAATGGTGCGACCGGACTCAACGGCGGGTTCGGTGGCGGCGGCGGCGGGGGAACGGACGGGGTCGTCGGCAACGGCGCGAACATGTCCGGTGGCGGTGGTGGCTTCGGCGGGTTCGGCGGCGGCGGCGGGGCCGGCGGGAGCGGCAGTGGGACCGGAGCCGCGGGCGGCGCGGGCGGGTTCGGTGGGTTCGGCGGCGGTGGTGCGGGCGGCGGACTCGGCGGGCCCGGCGGCGGCCAGGGCTCGGGCGGCCAAGGCGGGTTCGGCGGCGGGTTCGGGGAGAACGGCGCGACCGCGACCGGCGGCGGGGGCGGCGGCGCGGGCCTCGGGGGCGCCATCTTCAACCTGGGCGGCACCGTCGTCGCCGCGAACACCACCATCTCCGGGAACACGGCCAAGGGCGGGGACGCGGCGGCCCCGGGCGCCGGGGCCGGGAGCGGATACGGCGGCGGGATCTTCAACCTGAACGGCGCGGTCACCCTGACGAACGTCACCGACGCCGCCAACACGGTCAGTGCTGGGGCCGGAGCCGGGGCCGGCCAGGCGGCCGCCGGCGCCCTCTACAACCTCTCCCTCAACGTCGGAACGGCGACCGCCGGACAGACCGCCGCAGTCACCCTCGCGAACTCCATCCTGGCGAATTCCACGGGCGGCGCGAGCATCGACCTCTTCAACGACCAGGAGAACGGGACGGCCGCGATCAACGTCACCGCGCCGACGCTCGTCTCGGTTTCGATCGGGAACGCGAACACGTCCGGAACGATTTCCGGCCAGACCCTCGTTTTGGTTGCCAACCCGCTACTCGGCCCGCTGCAAAATAACGGCGGCGCGACGCAGACGATGGCCCTCCTCTCCGGAAGCCCCGCCATCGACGCCGGGAACAACGCGGCCCTCACCACCACGTCACTCGGGACCAGCCCGCCGTTCTACGACCAGCGCGGCCTCGGGTTCAACCGCGTTTCAAACGGCAAGGTCGACCTCGGCGCGTTCGAGGTTCAGGTTCCGGTGACCGTCGGCCCGACCGGGCTGCCGGCCGCGTCCGTCGGCGTCGGCTACAGCCAGGCGCTGACCGCCAGCGGCCCGGTCGGCCCGTACACCTTCGCAGTCACGACCGGGGCGCTCCCGGCCGGCCTGACACTCAACAGCAGCGGTGTCCTGAGCGGAACGCCGACCGCCGCCGGGACGTTCAGCTTCACCGTGACCGCGACCAACGCGACCTCGGAATCGGGCACCGTCGCTTATACCTTCACGGTCGCGCCCGCGAGCGCGACGGGCGGCCCGGCCGCCGCGCTCGTCGGCGGGACGCCCGACGGTACGGCCAAGGTCTTCACGCTGAACAACGGCCAACTGACCCCCGGGAACGTCATCACGTTCTTTCCGAACACGACCGCCGTCGTCCGCACCGCCCTCGCGGACGTCAACGGCGACGGCGTCCCGGACTACATCGGGGTGACCGGCCCGGGCGTCCAAAACCAGGTCGTGATAATCGACGGGAAGACCCAACAGATCCTCGCCTCCTTCTCCCCGTTCGAGGCGACGTTCACCGGCGGACTGTATGTGGCCGCGGCGGACCTGAACGGGGACGGCAAGGCGGACGTGATCATTACCCCCGACCAGACCGGCGGCCCGGTGGTCGCGGTGTACGACGGGGCCAAACTCGCCTCGGGGATCGCTAACAACACGGCGCTCGGTCAGCCGGCCCAGATCGACCGCTTCCTGGGAATCAACGACCCGAACTTCCGCGGCGGCGCGCGGGTGGCGGCCGGCGACATCAACGGCGACGGCACCCCGGACCTGGTCGTCTCGGCCGGGTTCGGCGGCGGCCCGCGGGTGGCGATTTACAACGGCAAGAGCGTGGCCGCCGGAACGGCCGCGCCCGCCGAACTGGTGCCCGACTTCTTTGCGTTCGAGAGTTTGCTCCGCAACGGCGTTTACGTCGCCGTGGGCGACGTGAACGGTGACGGGAAGGCCGACCTGATCGTCGGCGGCGGTCCGGGCGGCGCCCCCCGCGTCCGGGTGGTGAGCGGCGCGGCCCTCATGTCCACCGTGGGCCTTTCGTCGCTCGATACCGCCGGCACACCCGGCCTGGAATTGGCCGACTTCTTCGCCGGCGACCCGACGACGCGGGGCGGCGTGACGGTGGCGGCCAAGAGCCTGACGACGCCCGACCAGACCGACCTGATTACCGGCAGCGGCCAGGGGTTGCCGTCCAGCCTGCTGGTCTACAAAGCCACGAACCTGCTCGCCAACGTCAGCCCGACCCCGGACCAGACGGTCGACCCGTTCGCGTCCGCCATCCTCGCCAGCGGCGTGTCCGTGGGGTAA
- a CDS encoding DUF1559 domain-containing protein — protein sequence MPHGTSRRSAFTLIELLVVIAIIAILIGLLLPAVQKVREAAARSQCTNNLKQWALAMHNYHDVNQKLPLAENRTPRVTFYVSLWPYIEQTALYNQYNLTLGFYQAPNAVANSTTGLIATPVKTYYCPSDRPGAIWTADQYYRARGNYVVNFGSELLFTPTPPADGPFGWTSSGGYGGYVPYQKTLVGITDGTSNTLMMSELRLPQTDNAPDVRGDVFNDQGMHWFMAVNTPNAGVDQSSVDCPATAAANPDPTMICTKGGANWASARSRHTGGVNAALCDGSIQFFSNSIALSTWQALSTATTGEVIGAY from the coding sequence ATGCCTCACGGCACCTCCCGTAGGTCGGCGTTTACGCTGATCGAGTTGTTGGTGGTCATTGCCATCATCGCGATCCTGATCGGTCTCCTCCTGCCCGCGGTCCAAAAAGTTCGCGAAGCCGCCGCCCGCTCCCAGTGCACGAACAACCTGAAGCAGTGGGCGCTCGCGATGCACAACTACCACGACGTCAACCAGAAACTGCCGCTCGCCGAGAACCGCACGCCCCGGGTCACGTTTTACGTGAGCCTCTGGCCGTACATCGAACAGACGGCGCTATACAACCAGTACAATTTGACGCTCGGCTTTTACCAGGCCCCGAACGCGGTCGCTAACAGCACCACCGGCCTGATCGCCACCCCGGTCAAGACGTACTACTGCCCGAGCGACCGCCCGGGCGCGATCTGGACCGCGGACCAGTACTACCGGGCTCGCGGGAATTACGTCGTCAACTTCGGGTCCGAACTGCTGTTCACCCCGACCCCGCCGGCCGACGGCCCGTTCGGGTGGACTTCGAGCGGCGGGTACGGGGGTTACGTCCCGTACCAGAAGACCCTCGTGGGCATCACCGACGGGACGTCGAACACGCTCATGATGTCGGAACTCCGGCTCCCGCAAACCGACAACGCGCCCGACGTCCGCGGGGACGTGTTCAACGACCAGGGGATGCACTGGTTCATGGCCGTGAACACCCCGAACGCCGGGGTGGACCAGTCGTCGGTCGACTGCCCGGCGACCGCCGCCGCCAACCCGGACCCGACGATGATCTGCACCAAGGGCGGGGCCAACTGGGCGTCGGCCCGCAGCCGGCACACGGGCGGGGTGAACGCCGCGCTCTGCGACGGATCGATCCAGTTCTTCAGCAACTCCATCGCGTTATCCACCTGGCAGGCTCTGAGTACCGCGACCACCGGGGAGGTGATCGGTGCTTACTAA
- a CDS encoding phage portal protein family protein has protein sequence MPHTDRSAIDAQATDARGFLIPPVRSFSALYNLFSRTYSYRWDEAGRAGRANAQAMRRDAYLAALEQERVLPLTRWPWKVETDPDDVDLSNPKDPYANDREQVRRLLQVLVRRTPSPSQLLTTLGSAVFFGRSGAQLAWTQDVVAGEPRWVIRAWEPVHPDAIQYAWDGTPGITIRPGDTGAFPREDVKQWDGGTLLAMLRRPHLRQRFILHSHKREAADYWRPEMAGRSHGIGLRDYVYWAWWLRDEMLSWLTDYMEKVGSMGLLLFYYEDGNPTAEAAAKQAAADARGKSALAVPVPRGRDKNTAKVELIAAQTAGAQFLVDMVDRYFERHIERLYVGQSPSSRSEGSGVGGSGIAALHADTKFNLLAWDADNLADTLTRDLVGILHRLNFRDVRWRYRWAFRLPDADAKAKLDAPVKAANLPGDKLTFRADEVRALVGLTKPGSGDEIVGEEEPQRAATGDPVGYAQDSPHAPRGGIDLTGKHFLGGQYIPRGQGATVPIVAPVGAPPETDPRPQIAFKPGDVVQVLMPGTTVRQVKIQAGWEDPIAMIRQLYPGAFIHGVDDNPRHTPAFPATRERLKPFGDVTTPEERMAKAEAEKRRLEAIKQRNIERLAAGIAPRSLPDPAGPDVTAWFAKDIIAHIKYRKAVVDARIASDKETYKQLENSFSSSSDGKPGEVAGQILGDRIGNFTTDSVPFAPFLREPGFMYLAAPKWMDFGSPQEGKGVNTVVVHGQVLRRNILGNIEFGLIAAIPGLDVNRCRVKDSIFYIS, from the coding sequence ATGCCCCACACCGACCGCTCCGCTATCGACGCCCAGGCGACCGACGCCCGCGGGTTCCTCATCCCGCCCGTTCGTTCCTTCTCGGCCCTCTACAACCTGTTCTCCCGGACGTACTCGTACCGGTGGGACGAGGCCGGCCGGGCCGGCCGGGCCAACGCGCAAGCGATGCGTCGGGACGCCTACCTGGCCGCGTTGGAGCAAGAGCGCGTTCTCCCTCTGACGCGCTGGCCGTGGAAGGTCGAAACGGACCCCGACGATGTTGACCTGTCCAACCCCAAAGATCCATACGCCAACGACCGTGAGCAAGTCCGTCGACTCCTCCAGGTTCTTGTCCGACGTACTCCCAGTCCGTCCCAACTCCTGACCACCCTTGGGTCGGCTGTCTTCTTCGGACGGTCCGGTGCCCAACTCGCGTGGACTCAGGACGTGGTCGCGGGCGAACCCCGGTGGGTCATCCGGGCATGGGAGCCCGTCCACCCTGACGCCATCCAATATGCCTGGGATGGCACCCCGGGTATCACCATTCGGCCCGGCGATACCGGCGCCTTTCCGCGCGAGGACGTGAAGCAGTGGGATGGCGGCACCCTCCTGGCCATGCTCCGTCGGCCCCACCTCCGCCAGCGATTTATTCTCCATTCCCACAAGCGTGAGGCGGCCGATTACTGGCGGCCCGAGATGGCCGGTCGATCCCACGGCATCGGACTCCGCGACTACGTCTATTGGGCCTGGTGGCTCCGCGACGAAATGCTGTCGTGGCTGACCGACTACATGGAGAAAGTTGGCAGCATGGGTTTGCTGCTGTTCTACTACGAGGACGGGAACCCAACGGCGGAGGCCGCGGCCAAGCAAGCCGCGGCGGATGCCCGCGGCAAAAGCGCATTGGCGGTGCCCGTACCGCGGGGTCGAGACAAAAACACCGCCAAGGTCGAGCTAATCGCGGCCCAGACAGCCGGCGCGCAATTTCTGGTCGACATGGTCGACCGGTACTTCGAGCGGCACATTGAACGGCTGTACGTCGGCCAGTCCCCGTCGTCCCGCTCCGAGGGAAGCGGGGTCGGTGGGTCCGGCATCGCGGCCCTCCACGCGGACACCAAGTTCAATCTGCTCGCGTGGGACGCCGACAACCTAGCCGACACCCTGACCCGGGATCTGGTCGGCATCCTTCATCGTCTGAATTTCCGCGACGTCCGCTGGCGGTATCGGTGGGCCTTCCGGCTCCCCGATGCGGACGCCAAGGCCAAGTTGGACGCGCCGGTGAAGGCGGCCAATCTGCCCGGCGACAAGCTGACGTTCAGGGCCGACGAGGTTCGGGCGCTGGTGGGGCTGACCAAGCCTGGGTCGGGGGACGAGATCGTCGGCGAAGAGGAGCCACAACGCGCTGCCACTGGCGACCCGGTTGGATACGCGCAGGATTCGCCCCACGCCCCGCGGGGCGGGATCGATCTGACGGGGAAACACTTCCTCGGCGGCCAGTACATCCCCCGCGGCCAGGGGGCCACTGTCCCCATCGTGGCACCAGTTGGTGCCCCCCCGGAAACTGACCCAAGACCGCAAATCGCTTTCAAGCCTGGCGATGTCGTTCAGGTGTTGATGCCAGGCACAACCGTCCGACAAGTCAAAATCCAGGCCGGCTGGGAGGATCCGATCGCGATGATTCGCCAGCTCTATCCTGGAGCATTCATTCACGGGGTAGATGATAACCCGAGACACACGCCCGCCTTCCCGGCAACTCGCGAGAGGCTAAAACCGTTCGGAGATGTGACCACGCCGGAAGAGCGGATGGCCAAAGCAGAAGCTGAGAAACGACGACTTGAGGCCATCAAACAGCGTAACATCGAACGATTGGCGGCCGGAATTGCCCCGCGAAGTCTACCCGACCCGGCAGGCCCGGATGTGACGGCGTGGTTCGCCAAAGATATTATCGCTCATATCAAATACCGCAAGGCGGTCGTTGACGCGCGAATAGCAAGCGACAAGGAAACATATAAACAACTTGAGAATTCTTTCAGTTCTTCGTCGGATGGCAAGCCGGGTGAAGTGGCAGGCCAAATTCTGGGCGATAGGATCGGTAACTTCACTACCGACTCCGTTCCTTTCGCTCCGTTTCTCCGCGAACCGGGATTCATGTACCTGGCTGCCCCAAAGTGGATGGATTTCGGATCACCCCAGGAAGGCAAAGGAGTCAATACGGTCGTTGTCCACGGACAGGTACTGAGAAGAAATATTCTGGGGAATATCGAATTCGGTTTAATAGCAGCAATTCCCGGCCTCGACGTAAACCGTTGCCGCGTAAAGGATTCTATATTCTACATTTCGTAA
- a CDS encoding efflux RND transporter permease subunit, which produces MFTKILYRPAFAIVISILLLFLGVLGIKTLPIAQFPNVAPPTVQVAIAYPGASANVLVDSVLIPLEQSINGVQNMRYMVSSATSAGEATILIYFEPGTDPDINVVNVQNRVNIMLSRLPPLVVREGILVSQVVPSMLMYVNIYSTDPNADQKELFNFANVNVMPVLKRIQGMGIPKNLGNRTFAMRIWLNPERMRAYSISTEDVMKALAEQSVIGSPGRIGQATGQTSQTKEYVLTYIGRFNKAEQYGNIILRANPNGENLKLKDICGIQDKFKLPIRTALAGLVGPIGFENPKPPNPGIELGSEFFDIYSDIDGHPAASIILKQSPGSNAAVVIEEIKKQLEQIKKDTFPPGMDYELAYDVSRFLDASIEKVLHTLIEAFILVSLVVYMFLGDLRSTLIPVLAVPVSLVGTFFVLQLLGLSINLITLFAMVLAIGVVVDDAIVVVEAVHAKMADKHLSPYRATMEVLHEISGAIIAITLVMTSVFVPVTFIPGPVGQFYRQFGLTMATSIILSGLVALTLTPVLCAMILKPHAHAHGNGTHGAHANPGRSGKARRVAWTILQYVGGALVLAGVTYLAYELWGWLGFFFVVLPFVRKPFDIAVEKVTNGYAAILNRTVTLRLMSMLVVGGFTAGVVAVNLKLPSGFIPGEDQGIIYAVIQTQPGSTLEYTNHKSHELEEIAKKIEEVTSVTSLAGYEVLTEGRGSNAGTCIINLKNWSDRKRTSREIIQDLEEKAKEMTDVRLEFFEPPAVPGFGAAGGVSVVLLDKTNTSDYAKLGEQNDKFMAGLKKRKELQNTFTFFAADYPQYELVINNDVAMQKGVSIGKALDSLNILIGSTYEQGFVLFNQFYKVYVQAIPEARKLPTDLDDLFVKNDHGEMVPYSSFMERKKKQGLNEITRYNLYPCSNIQCAPAPGYSSGQAIKAIQEVAEQTLDKGYGIGWAGLSYDESKKGVEITVPGLFQTEVSQAILIFLIVVAFVYLVLVGQYESFILPLAVIISLPVGIFGSFFCLQVMGLANDVYAQIGLIMLVGLLGKNAILIVEFAVQRRQEGIPLKQAAIEGGKLRFRPIQMTSFAFIAGLLPLVFATGAGALGNRTIGTTAAGGMLVGTVIGVLVIPGLYYLFAKISDGRKLLQDEVDEPLSEIFEHTSDHGAASPGNGAAHPENGAAHPERGATNPEHGPTSPGHGSTSPG; this is translated from the coding sequence ATGTTCACGAAAATTCTTTATCGGCCGGCATTCGCGATCGTCATATCTATCCTCCTATTGTTCCTGGGCGTACTGGGAATTAAGACCCTCCCGATCGCACAATTCCCCAACGTCGCGCCGCCGACCGTTCAGGTCGCCATTGCATACCCCGGCGCCAGCGCCAACGTTTTGGTCGATTCGGTCCTGATTCCGTTGGAACAATCGATCAACGGCGTCCAGAACATGCGGTACATGGTCTCCTCCGCCACCAGTGCCGGGGAGGCGACGATCCTGATCTACTTCGAACCGGGCACGGACCCGGACATCAACGTCGTGAACGTGCAAAACCGGGTTAACATCATGCTGAGCCGGCTCCCTCCCCTCGTCGTGCGGGAAGGGATCCTCGTCAGCCAGGTCGTGCCCAGCATGTTGATGTACGTGAACATTTACAGTACGGACCCGAACGCCGACCAGAAGGAGCTTTTCAACTTCGCCAACGTCAACGTCATGCCCGTACTCAAACGGATCCAGGGCATGGGTATCCCCAAGAACCTCGGCAACCGCACGTTCGCGATGCGGATCTGGTTGAACCCCGAGCGCATGCGGGCTTACAGCATCTCCACCGAAGACGTGATGAAGGCTCTGGCGGAGCAAAGCGTGATCGGTTCGCCCGGCCGGATCGGCCAGGCCACGGGCCAGACGTCCCAAACAAAAGAATACGTCCTGACCTACATCGGCCGTTTCAACAAAGCCGAGCAGTACGGGAACATCATTTTGAGGGCCAACCCCAACGGCGAGAACCTCAAACTCAAGGACATCTGCGGCATTCAAGACAAGTTTAAGCTTCCCATAAGGACGGCGCTGGCGGGCCTCGTCGGGCCGATCGGGTTCGAGAACCCCAAGCCGCCAAATCCCGGCATCGAACTGGGGTCCGAGTTCTTCGACATTTACTCGGACATCGACGGCCACCCCGCGGCGTCCATCATTCTCAAGCAGAGCCCCGGCTCCAACGCCGCCGTGGTCATTGAGGAAATCAAGAAGCAGCTCGAACAGATCAAGAAGGATACGTTCCCCCCCGGCATGGACTACGAACTCGCCTACGACGTCTCCCGCTTCCTGGACGCCTCCATCGAAAAAGTGCTGCACACCCTGATCGAGGCGTTCATTTTGGTGTCGCTGGTGGTCTACATGTTCCTCGGGGACTTGCGGTCCACGCTGATCCCGGTCCTCGCGGTTCCGGTGTCCCTGGTCGGCACCTTCTTCGTCTTGCAGTTGTTGGGTCTTTCGATCAACCTGATCACCCTCTTCGCGATGGTCCTCGCGATCGGGGTCGTGGTGGACGACGCCATCGTGGTGGTCGAAGCGGTCCACGCCAAGATGGCCGATAAACACCTTTCGCCCTACCGGGCGACCATGGAGGTGCTCCACGAGATCAGCGGCGCGATCATCGCCATCACCCTGGTGATGACGTCCGTCTTCGTCCCGGTGACGTTCATCCCCGGGCCGGTCGGGCAGTTCTACCGCCAGTTCGGCCTCACGATGGCCACGTCCATTATTCTCTCCGGTTTGGTGGCCCTGACGCTGACGCCCGTACTCTGTGCGATGATTCTCAAGCCTCACGCCCACGCCCACGGAAACGGAACCCACGGAGCCCACGCGAACCCCGGGAGGTCCGGGAAAGCGAGGCGGGTGGCGTGGACCATTCTGCAGTATGTTGGGGGGGCTCTGGTTCTGGCCGGGGTCACCTACCTGGCGTACGAACTGTGGGGGTGGCTCGGCTTCTTCTTCGTCGTTCTGCCCTTCGTGCGGAAGCCGTTCGACATCGCCGTCGAGAAGGTCACGAACGGTTACGCCGCGATCCTGAACCGGACCGTCACGCTCCGCCTGATGAGCATGCTCGTCGTCGGGGGCTTTACCGCGGGCGTTGTTGCCGTCAACCTGAAACTCCCGTCCGGTTTCATCCCCGGCGAGGACCAGGGCATCATCTACGCGGTCATCCAGACGCAACCGGGTTCGACACTCGAGTACACCAACCACAAGTCCCACGAACTCGAGGAGATCGCCAAGAAGATCGAAGAAGTCACCTCCGTCACCTCGTTGGCCGGTTATGAGGTTCTGACCGAGGGCCGCGGTTCGAACGCGGGAACCTGTATTATCAACCTGAAAAACTGGTCGGACCGTAAGCGGACTTCGCGCGAGATCATTCAAGATCTCGAAGAAAAAGCCAAGGAGATGACCGACGTCAGACTTGAGTTCTTTGAACCCCCCGCAGTTCCCGGCTTCGGCGCGGCCGGGGGGGTCTCCGTGGTCCTCCTCGACAAGACGAATACGTCCGACTACGCGAAGCTCGGAGAACAGAACGACAAGTTCATGGCCGGCTTGAAAAAACGCAAGGAATTGCAGAACACATTCACCTTCTTCGCCGCCGACTACCCGCAGTACGAGCTGGTCATCAACAACGACGTGGCCATGCAGAAGGGCGTGTCGATCGGGAAGGCGCTGGACAGCCTCAACATCCTCATCGGCAGCACTTACGAGCAAGGCTTCGTTCTTTTCAACCAGTTCTACAAGGTTTACGTCCAGGCGATACCGGAGGCCCGGAAACTCCCGACCGATTTGGACGACCTGTTCGTCAAGAACGATCACGGGGAAATGGTCCCCTACTCCTCGTTTATGGAGAGGAAGAAGAAGCAGGGCCTGAACGAAATCACGCGGTACAACCTGTACCCCTGCTCCAACATTCAATGTGCCCCGGCTCCCGGTTACAGCAGCGGTCAGGCCATCAAGGCGATCCAGGAAGTCGCCGAACAGACGTTAGACAAAGGTTACGGCATCGGCTGGGCGGGTCTCTCGTACGACGAGTCGAAAAAGGGTGTCGAGATCACCGTCCCGGGACTATTCCAGACCGAGGTGAGTCAAGCTATTCTCATCTTCTTGATCGTGGTCGCCTTCGTCTACCTGGTTCTGGTCGGACAGTACGAGAGTTTTATCCTGCCGCTGGCGGTGATCATCTCCCTGCCGGTCGGGATCTTCGGGTCCTTCTTCTGCCTGCAAGTGATGGGATTGGCCAACGACGTGTACGCGCAGATTGGTCTGATCATGCTGGTTGGCTTGCTCGGTAAGAACGCGATCCTGATCGTCGAATTCGCGGTGCAGCGGCGCCAGGAGGGTATCCCGCTCAAGCAGGCGGCCATCGAAGGGGGTAAGCTGCGATTCCGGCCGATTCAGATGACCTCCTTCGCCTTCATCGCGGGCCTCCTTCCGCTGGTCTTTGCCACCGGTGCCGGGGCGCTCGGGAACCGCACCATTGGCACCACCGCGGCGGGCGGGATGCTCGTGGGCACCGTGATCGGGGTGCTGGTCATACCCGGCCTATATTACTTGTTCGCGAAGATTTCTGACGGGCGCAAACTTCTCCAGGACGAGGTGGATGAACCCCTCAGCGAGATCTTTGAACACACATCGGATCACGGCGCAGCCAGCCCGGGAAACGGAGCGGCTCACCCGGAAAACGGAGCGGCCCATCCGGAACGCGGAGCGACCAACCCGGAACATGGACCGACCAGCCCGGGACATGGATCGACCAGCCCGGGATAA